In Anaerostipes hadrus ATCC 29173 = JCM 17467, a single genomic region encodes these proteins:
- the cdd gene encoding cytidine deaminase, protein MTDQELLDFADKAKEKAYAPYSRFQVGAAILTKEGKVFTGCNVENSSYGAAICAERTAAVKAVSEGYHDFEMIAIASNGSDKETVYPCGICRQFLHEFNPDLKVICQSPDGFETYRLSELMPKGF, encoded by the coding sequence ATGACAGATCAGGAATTATTAGATTTTGCAGATAAAGCAAAAGAGAAAGCATACGCACCTTATTCCAGATTTCAAGTAGGAGCAGCAATTCTTACCAAAGAAGGAAAAGTATTCACCGGGTGTAATGTGGAGAATTCTTCTTATGGAGCAGCCATTTGTGCAGAGAGAACAGCGGCAGTCAAAGCTGTCAGTGAAGGATATCATGACTTTGAAATGATCGCGATCGCATCCAATGGCAGTGACAAAGAAACGGTTTATCCATGTGGAATCTGCCGCCAGTTTCTACATGAATTCAATCCAGATCTGAAAGTGATCTGTCAAAGCCCAGATGGATTTGAAACATATCGATTATCAGAACTTATGCCGAAAGGATTTTAA
- the mutL gene encoding DNA mismatch repair endonuclease MutL, whose product MAKIQLLDQKTIDNIAAGEVIERPASVVKELVENAVDAKANAVTVEIKDGGMTLIRVTDNGIGIPKDQVKTAFLRHATSKIRSVEDLLSVSSLGFRGEALSSISAVAQVELVTKTAESFSGVSYKIYGGEEEAFDDIGAPDGTTFLVKNLFYNTPARRKFLKSATTEAGYVEQMMVHIALSHPEISFKFIHNNKNKIYTSGNGKVKDIIYHIYGRDVAGALIPLEAQNEDVKVTGFVAKPYVSRGNRNYESYFINGRYIKSSIIYKAIEEGYRTFTMKHRYPFVCLDFKIDQELLDVNVHPTKMEIRFRNGREIYELVVDAVRAALLQKDLVQDVLRETPKKKELPKTKEVKKPEPFEVNRRKEEVQKVDQQGQGVQQQVEKQRQAVQQQIEKPSHPVKKTLTASESSKNTKKPTYAGLNYNTQKKEFPQYKTDELSSNQMTLREDPVFSVQARPDRKILGQLFKTYWLIEYEDQLFIMDQHAAHEKVNYERLMKNFKEKEIYSQRLEPPMVVTVSMTEAEALTRYKDAFAGLGFTIESFGGNEYCIREVPANLYGIGERDLFMELLDAVSQENGTLDTEVIASKIATMACKMSIKGNQRVSLMEVEHLLDELMKLENPYQCPHGRPTIIKMSKYEIDKKFKRIV is encoded by the coding sequence ATGGCGAAGATACAATTACTAGATCAAAAGACGATCGATAATATTGCAGCAGGAGAAGTTATTGAACGGCCAGCTTCTGTTGTCAAAGAGCTTGTGGAAAATGCAGTGGATGCAAAAGCAAATGCAGTGACTGTGGAGATCAAAGACGGCGGAATGACATTGATCAGGGTAACTGACAATGGGATCGGAATTCCAAAAGATCAGGTAAAGACTGCATTTTTACGTCATGCGACAAGCAAGATCCGTTCGGTTGAAGATCTGTTAAGTGTATCTTCCCTTGGATTTCGAGGAGAGGCATTATCAAGTATCAGCGCAGTTGCACAGGTTGAGCTGGTAACGAAGACTGCAGAAAGTTTCAGCGGAGTATCCTATAAGATCTATGGAGGCGAGGAAGAAGCTTTTGACGATATCGGAGCACCCGATGGAACAACATTTCTGGTAAAGAATCTGTTTTATAATACGCCAGCAAGAAGAAAATTCTTAAAGAGTGCGACAACCGAAGCAGGGTATGTAGAACAGATGATGGTACACATTGCCCTAAGTCATCCGGAAATTTCATTTAAATTTATCCATAACAATAAAAATAAGATTTATACTTCTGGAAATGGTAAGGTAAAGGACATCATCTATCATATTTATGGGCGAGATGTGGCAGGAGCATTGATCCCGCTAGAAGCACAAAATGAAGATGTGAAAGTCACAGGATTTGTCGCAAAACCGTATGTTTCCAGAGGAAACAGAAACTATGAGAGTTACTTTATTAATGGAAGATATATCAAAAGCTCGATCATTTACAAGGCAATCGAAGAAGGATACCGCACCTTTACGATGAAACACAGATATCCATTTGTGTGCCTTGATTTCAAGATCGATCAGGAACTGCTGGATGTGAATGTTCATCCGACAAAGATGGAGATCCGTTTCCGAAATGGAAGAGAAATCTACGAGCTTGTAGTAGATGCAGTCAGAGCGGCATTACTTCAGAAAGATCTGGTGCAGGATGTATTAAGAGAGACACCGAAGAAGAAAGAATTGCCGAAGACAAAAGAAGTGAAAAAGCCTGAGCCATTTGAGGTGAACCGAAGGAAAGAAGAGGTTCAGAAGGTAGATCAGCAAGGGCAAGGTGTACAACAGCAGGTTGAAAAGCAAAGGCAAGCTGTACAACAACAGATTGAAAAGCCGTCACATCCTGTAAAGAAAACACTAACAGCCAGCGAATCATCAAAAAATACAAAGAAACCGACTTATGCAGGCTTAAACTACAATACCCAGAAAAAAGAATTTCCACAATACAAGACCGATGAATTAAGCAGCAATCAGATGACACTAAGAGAAGATCCAGTATTTTCAGTTCAGGCAAGACCTGACCGCAAGATCTTAGGTCAGCTCTTTAAGACATATTGGCTTATTGAGTACGAAGACCAGTTATTTATCATGGACCAGCATGCAGCACATGAAAAAGTCAATTATGAGAGGCTGATGAAGAATTTCAAAGAAAAAGAAATATACAGCCAGAGATTAGAACCGCCAATGGTTGTGACGGTTTCTATGACGGAAGCAGAAGCGTTAACAAGATACAAAGATGCATTCGCAGGTTTAGGATTTACGATCGAATCTTTTGGAGGGAATGAATATTGTATCCGGGAAGTTCCAGCCAATCTCTATGGAATCGGGGAAAGAGACTTATTTATGGAACTTTTAGATGCGGTAAGTCAAGAAAATGGTACCTTGGATACAGAAGTGATCGCATCAAAGATTGCGACAATGGCATGTAAGATGTCGATCAAGGGAAATCAGAGAGTATCGTTAATGGAAGTAGAACATCTTTTAGATGAACTGATGAAGCTGGAAAATCCATACCAGTGTCCACATGGAAGACCAACGATCATCAAGATGAGTAAGTATGAGATAGACAAGAAGTTTAAGAGAATCGTATAG
- the mreC gene encoding rod shape-determining protein MreC: MKLQKKKFNSNHLLAIFIVVCGLLAGISVFAGGVLTPVKNIFFTVLSPMQEGINSVGNAVFSWNENAKSKKTLRAENERLQEKIDVLKMQNRVLQQNQVELERLQDLLKLKQKYKKYHTVGARVISKGSGNWFDIFLINRGSKDGIKKDMNVIAGNGLVGIVYDVSSHTAKVRTIINDTSMVSAMFLKTNDACIVNGSLDTMEDGYLEVVYISKDAKVKNGDELVTSYVSSKFNEGITIGKVSDLKLDSTKLTKTAKVTPVVDFKHLKEVLVITDLKKTKNLDEETKE; the protein is encoded by the coding sequence ATGAAATTGCAAAAGAAAAAATTTAATTCAAACCACCTGTTAGCGATTTTTATCGTGGTGTGTGGGTTACTGGCGGGAATCAGTGTTTTTGCCGGAGGAGTCTTAACTCCAGTCAAGAATATCTTTTTCACTGTTTTATCTCCGATGCAGGAAGGCATTAATTCGGTAGGAAATGCCGTGTTTTCATGGAATGAGAATGCGAAAAGCAAGAAGACACTGAGAGCAGAGAATGAGCGTCTACAGGAGAAGATCGATGTTCTGAAGATGCAGAATCGTGTGCTACAGCAGAATCAGGTAGAATTAGAACGTCTGCAGGATCTTTTGAAATTAAAACAAAAATATAAAAAATATCATACAGTTGGAGCCAGAGTCATCAGTAAAGGATCAGGAAACTGGTTTGACATCTTTCTGATCAATAGAGGAAGCAAAGACGGCATTAAGAAAGACATGAATGTCATTGCAGGGAATGGTCTCGTAGGAATTGTCTATGATGTATCATCACATACAGCCAAAGTACGAACGATCATTAATGATACAAGTATGGTCAGTGCTATGTTCCTAAAGACAAATGATGCGTGTATCGTAAATGGAAGTCTGGATACGATGGAAGATGGATATCTGGAAGTTGTATATATCAGCAAAGATGCAAAAGTCAAGAATGGAGATGAGCTTGTAACATCTTATGTAAGTTCCAAATTTAATGAAGGGATCACGATCGGGAAAGTATCTGATCTGAAACTTGATTCTACAAAGCTTACCAAGACAGCGAAAGTGACACCAGTCGTTGATTTCAAGCATTTAAAAGAAGTTTTGGTTATCACAGATCTTAAGAAAACAAAGAATCTTGATGAAGAAACAAAGGAATAG
- a CDS encoding aminotransferase class I/II-fold pyridoxal phosphate-dependent enzyme, with protein sequence MMDQLKNYYKEMGVDEKVFDYAQEVEKGLKDRFETLDAIAQLNQIKVLNAMQKHQIAEMHLGGTTGYGYNDSGREAVEALYADVFGTEDALVRPQITCGTHALGLALSANLRPGDEILAISGKPYDTLEEVIGIRESKGSLKEYGITYAQVDLLEDGSFDLEGIKNAINDKTKLIHIQRSKGYATRPTLSVDVIGEAIAFVKEINKDLIVMVDNCYGEFVEEKEPSEVGADMIVGSLIKNPGGGLAPIGGYICGRSDLIEQCAYRLTTPGLGKEVGASLGVNRQFIQGFFMAPTVVNAAVKGAIFAANLYEKLGFKVIPDGKEDRHDIIQAVEFHDPEKLIAFCEGIQKASPIDSHVTPIPWDMPGYDSQVIMAAGTFVSGASIELSADGPMKEPYAVYFQGGLTYPHAKYGIIMSLQRMAEKGLVEIPEIS encoded by the coding sequence ATGATGGATCAGTTAAAGAACTATTATAAAGAAATGGGCGTCGATGAGAAAGTCTTCGACTATGCACAGGAAGTAGAAAAGGGATTAAAAGATCGTTTTGAAACGTTAGATGCGATCGCACAGTTAAACCAGATCAAGGTATTAAATGCGATGCAGAAACATCAGATCGCGGAAATGCATCTGGGTGGCACAACAGGATATGGATACAATGATTCTGGAAGAGAAGCTGTGGAAGCATTGTATGCGGATGTTTTTGGAACAGAAGATGCACTTGTAAGACCGCAGATCACATGTGGAACACATGCATTAGGACTTGCATTATCTGCAAACTTACGTCCGGGAGATGAGATTCTTGCAATTTCAGGAAAACCATATGATACCTTAGAAGAAGTCATTGGAATCCGTGAATCCAAAGGGTCCCTGAAAGAATACGGGATCACATATGCACAGGTTGATCTGTTAGAAGATGGAAGCTTTGACTTAGAGGGGATCAAAAATGCGATCAATGATAAAACAAAACTGATCCATATCCAGAGATCAAAAGGCTATGCGACAAGACCAACCTTATCTGTTGATGTGATCGGGGAAGCGATCGCATTTGTAAAAGAGATCAATAAAGACCTGATAGTAATGGTTGATAATTGTTATGGTGAATTTGTCGAAGAAAAAGAACCATCGGAAGTTGGAGCTGATATGATCGTAGGTTCCCTGATCAAGAATCCGGGTGGAGGACTTGCACCAATCGGGGGATACATCTGTGGAAGAAGCGATCTGATCGAGCAGTGTGCATACAGACTTACAACACCAGGGCTTGGAAAAGAAGTAGGAGCCAGTCTTGGAGTTAATCGTCAGTTTATCCAGGGATTCTTTATGGCACCAACGGTTGTCAATGCAGCAGTCAAAGGAGCGATCTTTGCAGCCAATTTATATGAAAAATTAGGATTTAAAGTGATTCCAGATGGAAAAGAAGACCGACATGATATTATTCAGGCAGTGGAATTCCATGATCCTGAAAAATTGATCGCATTTTGCGAGGGAATTCAAAAAGCATCACCGATCGACAGTCATGTAACACCAATCCCATGGGATATGCCAGGATATGATAGCCAGGTGATCATGGCAGCAGGAACATTTGTATCGGGCGCATCCATTGAATTAAGTGCTGATGGACCAATGAAAGAGCCTTATGCAGTATATTTCCAGGGAGGTCTTACATATCCACATGCCAAATATGGAATCATCATGTCCCTGCAGCGAATGGCAGAAAAAGGTTTGGTAGAAATTCCAGAGATTTCATAA
- the radC gene encoding RadC family protein produces MEEKHQTLKELPVSERPYEKCEKNGTAMLSDAELLAVILRSGTKDQTAIDLATKVLSIDPFYEGILGICHTSREELQKIPGIGKVKAMQILCIAELSKRLASAKVEDKISFHSPASIADYYMERMRHLSREEMILIFFNGKNKVIKELTVSVGTVNQTVASPRELFLEALRCEAVSVLMIHNHPSGDPTPSRQDILTTKRMKEAGEFLGIPLCDHIIIGDQTYLSFREEHMM; encoded by the coding sequence ATGGAAGAAAAACATCAGACATTAAAGGAATTACCAGTGTCAGAAAGACCTTATGAAAAGTGTGAAAAGAATGGAACAGCAATGCTGTCAGATGCAGAACTTCTGGCAGTGATCTTAAGAAGTGGGACAAAGGATCAGACGGCGATCGATCTTGCAACGAAAGTGTTGTCGATCGATCCGTTTTATGAGGGAATACTGGGAATTTGCCACACTTCAAGAGAAGAATTACAAAAGATTCCCGGGATTGGGAAAGTAAAGGCGATGCAGATCTTGTGTATTGCAGAATTGTCTAAACGATTAGCAAGTGCGAAAGTCGAAGATAAGATAAGCTTTCATTCACCAGCATCCATTGCAGATTATTATATGGAACGGATGCGGCATTTAAGCCGGGAAGAGATGATTTTAATTTTTTTTAATGGAAAGAATAAAGTTATAAAGGAACTTACGGTTTCTGTTGGTACAGTGAATCAGACAGTGGCATCACCAAGAGAATTATTTCTGGAAGCACTTCGATGCGAAGCGGTTTCCGTACTTATGATTCATAATCATCCATCTGGAGATCCAACGCCAAGCCGTCAGGATATTCTGACGACCAAGCGGATGAAAGAAGCAGGAGAATTTCTTGGGATTCCGCTATGTGATCACATTATCATCGGAGACCAGACATATTTAAGTTTTCGAGAAGAACACATGATGTAA
- the miaA gene encoding tRNA (adenosine(37)-N6)-dimethylallyltransferase MiaA yields the protein MKPMVILTGPTAVGKTELSIRLAKILDAEIISADSMQVYKKMDIGTAKIMPEEMEGIKHYLVDELDPKEEFHVARFQQMAKDALKEIYAKGKIPLIVGGTGFYIQSLLYDIDFTKEDGDQEYRKQLEEKAKREGNDSLYEMLKQVDPKSTEKIHKNNVKRVIRALEFYKLNGYPISEHNEKEAAKTSPYNFAYFVLNHKRDILYDRINRRVDIMAEQGLIDEVKRLKEEGYEKTMVSMQGIGYRQVFEYLEGNLSLEDTIEQIKKDTRHFAKRQLTWFGREKEVCMVDKSQFGSEDEILTYMLTILKEKGIYDGSVKELL from the coding sequence ATGAAACCAATGGTAATTTTAACAGGACCGACAGCAGTTGGAAAAACAGAACTGTCGATCCGATTAGCAAAGATCTTAGATGCAGAGATCATTTCCGCAGATTCTATGCAGGTTTATAAGAAGATGGATATCGGAACTGCCAAGATCATGCCGGAAGAGATGGAAGGGATCAAGCATTATCTGGTGGATGAACTTGATCCTAAAGAAGAATTTCATGTAGCGAGATTTCAGCAGATGGCAAAAGATGCCCTAAAGGAAATCTATGCAAAAGGCAAGATTCCACTGATCGTTGGTGGAACAGGATTCTATATCCAAAGTCTTTTATATGATATTGATTTCACAAAAGAAGATGGAGACCAGGAATACAGAAAACAACTGGAAGAAAAAGCTAAAAGAGAAGGAAACGACAGTTTATACGAGATGTTAAAACAAGTCGATCCAAAATCTACAGAAAAGATTCATAAAAATAATGTAAAGCGGGTGATCCGTGCATTAGAATTTTATAAATTAAATGGATATCCGATCTCAGAGCATAATGAGAAGGAAGCAGCAAAGACCTCACCATATAATTTTGCTTATTTTGTATTAAACCACAAAAGAGATATCTTATACGACAGGATCAATCGCCGCGTTGATATTATGGCGGAACAAGGATTGATCGATGAAGTAAAACGATTAAAAGAAGAAGGATATGAAAAAACAATGGTTTCCATGCAGGGAATCGGGTATCGTCAGGTGTTTGAGTATTTAGAAGGAAATCTTTCTTTGGAGGATACGATCGAACAGATCAAGAAAGACACCAGACATTTTGCAAAGCGTCAGCTGACCTGGTTTGGAAGAGAAAAGGAAGTCTGTATGGTAGATAAATCACAATTTGGGTCAGAAGATGAGATTTTAACATATATGCTTACAATATTAAAAGAAAAGGGGATCTATGATGGATCAGTTAAAGAACTATTATAA
- the mutS gene encoding DNA mismatch repair protein MutS, producing the protein MAKKGKLTPMMQQYMQIKEENKDCILFYRLGDFYEMFFDDALTASKELEITLTGKNCGLEERAPMCGVPYHAVDSYLNKLVEKGYKVGICEQVEDPSQAKGIVKREIVRIVTPGTNISQQSLDDEKNNYLMCIFANDGSYGISFVDVTTGDFRTTSMDSLAKVRDEIFKFEPAEIVCNDAFLISGMDFDYLKDKMSIVISSIEPYHFDEEQAEERIKRQFKVGNLEGLGLVDHPMGVIATGALLGYLHETQKSSLDHLMHIEAYETSEFMIIDSSSRRNLELCETLRDKQKKGSLLWVLDKTKTAMGARMLRNMVEQPLVDKKKIEERYDAITTLTDQTIVREELREYLNPIYDLERLMTKVSYKTANPRDMIAFKTSLELLPAIKTVLEECKDPLLSGLREDLDPLEDIHNLLEDSIIEEPPLAIKEGGIIKEGFKEDIDKLKRAKTEGKQWLMELEEREREKTGIKNLKIKFNKVFGYYLDVTNSYKDLVPDYYIRKQTLANSERYTTEELNQLADTILGSEDRLYALEYETYVMIRETLAGEMERISRTANVIAQIDALASLAYVAERNHFVRPKLNVRGTIDIKDGRHPVVEQVIPNDMFISNDTYLDNKKNRVAIITGPNMAGKSTYMRQVALIVLMAQIGSFVPAAKANIGIVDRIFTRVGASDDLASGQSTFMVEMSEVANILRNATKNSLLILDEIGRGTSTFDGLSIAWAVVEYISNSKLLGAKTLFATHYHELTELEGKIDSVHNYCIAVKEQGDDIVFLRKIVKGGADKSYGVQVAKLAGVPDAVINRAKEIARELEEHDLTSGAKDIMPYGEAQQLSFFRESDEPTMEHPFMAELREKDLSDMTPLEALNYLYVLQEKLKNEE; encoded by the coding sequence ATGGCTAAAAAAGGAAAACTGACACCAATGATGCAACAGTATATGCAGATCAAAGAAGAGAATAAAGATTGTATCTTATTTTATCGTCTCGGAGATTTCTATGAGATGTTCTTTGATGATGCACTGACAGCATCCAAAGAATTAGAGATCACATTAACAGGGAAGAACTGTGGACTTGAGGAGCGCGCACCAATGTGTGGCGTTCCTTATCATGCTGTGGATTCCTATTTAAATAAATTAGTAGAAAAGGGATATAAAGTCGGGATCTGTGAGCAGGTTGAAGATCCAAGCCAGGCAAAGGGAATCGTAAAACGAGAGATCGTGCGTATTGTAACGCCAGGAACGAATATTTCCCAGCAGAGTCTTGATGATGAGAAAAATAACTATCTGATGTGTATTTTTGCAAATGATGGAAGTTACGGAATTTCATTTGTTGATGTTACAACGGGGGATTTTAGAACAACATCAATGGATAGTTTAGCGAAAGTCAGAGATGAGATCTTCAAGTTCGAGCCGGCAGAGATCGTTTGTAATGATGCATTTTTGATCAGTGGCATGGATTTTGATTACTTAAAAGACAAGATGTCGATCGTGATCTCAAGCATTGAGCCATACCATTTTGATGAAGAACAGGCAGAGGAAAGGATCAAGCGTCAGTTCAAAGTAGGAAATTTAGAAGGTCTTGGACTTGTGGATCATCCAATGGGAGTGATCGCAACGGGTGCATTGCTTGGATATCTTCATGAGACACAGAAGAGTTCTCTGGATCATCTGATGCATATTGAAGCTTATGAGACAAGTGAATTTATGATCATCGACAGCTCCAGCCGTAGAAATTTGGAACTTTGTGAGACATTACGTGATAAACAAAAAAAAGGTTCACTCTTATGGGTATTAGATAAGACAAAAACAGCTATGGGTGCCAGAATGCTAAGAAACATGGTAGAGCAGCCATTGGTGGATAAGAAAAAGATCGAAGAGAGATATGATGCGATCACAACACTTACGGATCAGACGATCGTAAGAGAAGAATTAAGAGAATACTTAAATCCGATCTATGATCTGGAACGTTTAATGACAAAAGTAAGTTATAAGACAGCGAATCCAAGAGATATGATCGCATTTAAAACATCGTTGGAATTGCTGCCTGCGATCAAAACAGTTCTTGAAGAATGCAAAGATCCATTATTGTCTGGATTAAGAGAAGATTTAGATCCATTGGAAGATATCCACAATCTTTTGGAAGATTCCATCATTGAAGAACCACCGCTTGCGATCAAAGAAGGTGGGATCATCAAGGAAGGATTCAAGGAAGATATAGACAAATTAAAACGTGCTAAAACAGAAGGAAAGCAATGGTTGATGGAACTTGAGGAACGGGAACGTGAAAAAACAGGGATCAAGAACTTAAAGATCAAGTTCAATAAAGTATTTGGGTACTATTTAGATGTGACAAATTCCTACAAAGATCTTGTACCTGATTATTATATCCGTAAGCAGACACTGGCCAATTCCGAGCGTTACACAACCGAAGAATTAAACCAGCTGGCAGATACGATCCTAGGTTCCGAAGACCGTCTGTATGCGTTAGAATATGAAACTTATGTTATGATCCGTGAAACATTAGCAGGAGAGATGGAACGAATCTCAAGAACAGCGAATGTGATCGCACAGATCGATGCACTTGCCTCCCTTGCATATGTCGCAGAACGCAATCATTTTGTACGTCCGAAGTTAAATGTCAGAGGGACGATTGATATCAAGGATGGAAGACATCCGGTTGTGGAGCAGGTGATCCCAAATGATATGTTTATTTCTAATGATACATATCTTGATAACAAGAAGAATCGTGTAGCGATCATCACGGGACCAAACATGGCAGGTAAATCAACTTATATGAGGCAGGTTGCCCTGATCGTATTAATGGCACAGATTGGTTCCTTTGTACCAGCGGCGAAAGCAAATATCGGTATCGTAGATCGCATCTTTACAAGGGTTGGAGCATCAGATGATCTTGCTTCTGGACAGAGTACATTTATGGTTGAGATGAGTGAAGTTGCCAATATTTTAAGAAATGCAACGAAAAACAGTTTGTTGATCTTAGACGAGATCGGACGTGGAACGAGTACATTTGATGGGTTGTCCATTGCATGGGCAGTTGTGGAATATATCAGCAATTCCAAGCTCCTCGGTGCAAAAACTCTGTTTGCGACACATTATCATGAACTGACAGAGTTAGAAGGTAAGATCGACAGTGTACATAACTACTGCATTGCTGTCAAAGAACAGGGAGATGACATCGTGTTCCTGCGTAAGATCGTAAAAGGTGGTGCAGATAAGAGTTATGGAGTGCAGGTTGCAAAACTTGCCGGAGTCCCAGATGCCGTGATCAATCGAGCAAAAGAGATCGCAAGAGAATTAGAAGAACATGATCTGACGTCAGGAGCGAAGGATATCATGCCATATGGAGAGGCACAACAGTTAAGTTTCTTCAGAGAAAGCGATGAACCAACGATGGAACATCCATTTATGGCAGAACTAAGAGAAAAAGACCTTTCTGACATGACACCGCTGGAAGCATTGAATTATTTATATGTGTTACAGGAGAAGTTAAAGAACGAGGAGTAA
- a CDS encoding rod shape-determining protein, translating to MKTAQLGIELGTRHLRICTRDKEEFLKIKNMIAFDEDAKLKAFGNEAFAMYEKQPYSIHVVKPMEHGVISDYTNMRYLLGTVLDHYFKRIRKTGLMIAVPVDITNVEKRAFEDLAWESASRVKDVTLVPKPILAAIGSGIDVNAPCGNMIIDIGASTTEISVISLGGIVTSRLLPYGGDQIDEWIRDYVKKNYKLAIGTRSARHLKLAYAKIEDKEAAMIKGRDLVSGLPKQEKIPIQIVEEKAHSQVRDICVQVKAVLESITPELASDIMNQGIYVSGGGAAFPKTAEWIKEEFKIPVHIADRPEDHVILGMQSYLKR from the coding sequence ATGAAAACGGCACAACTAGGAATTGAACTTGGAACCAGACATTTAAGAATCTGTACAAGAGATAAAGAAGAATTTTTAAAGATAAAGAACATGATCGCATTTGATGAAGATGCAAAACTAAAAGCATTCGGCAACGAAGCATTTGCGATGTATGAGAAACAGCCATACAGTATTCATGTAGTGAAACCAATGGAACACGGCGTGATCTCAGATTATACGAATATGAGATATCTGTTAGGAACGGTATTGGACCATTATTTCAAACGGATCAGGAAAACCGGTCTTATGATCGCAGTTCCAGTGGATATTACGAATGTTGAGAAACGAGCATTTGAAGATCTTGCATGGGAATCAGCTTCAAGGGTTAAGGATGTAACTTTAGTTCCCAAGCCAATCCTTGCGGCAATTGGAAGCGGAATTGATGTCAATGCGCCATGTGGAAATATGATCATTGATATAGGAGCTTCAACAACAGAGATTTCTGTGATATCTTTAGGTGGGATCGTAACAAGCAGACTTCTTCCATATGGAGGAGACCAGATCGATGAGTGGATCAGAGATTATGTAAAGAAGAATTATAAATTAGCGATCGGAACACGAAGTGCAAGACACTTAAAACTTGCATATGCGAAGATAGAAGATAAAGAAGCAGCTATGATCAAGGGAAGAGATCTTGTGAGTGGACTTCCAAAACAAGAGAAGATACCAATTCAGATCGTTGAAGAAAAGGCCCACAGTCAGGTCAGAGACATTTGTGTGCAGGTAAAAGCAGTGTTAGAAAGCATTACGCCAGAACTTGCATCAGATATTATGAATCAGGGAATCTATGTATCTGGAGGCGGGGCAGCATTTCCAAAGACGGCAGAGTGGATCAAAGAAGAATTTAAGATACCGGTTCATATTGCTGACCGGCCAGAAGATCATGTGATCTTAGGAATGCAGTCATATTTAAAACGATAG